A segment of the Colletotrichum destructivum chromosome 3, complete sequence genome:
GATGGTAACTTATATACCGCGAGACTCTTTTGTCCACAAAAGTGTCGCTTGGAAATCAACCTCTTTGGGATTCTgagagatggaggaggaccATCTGCTTTGAAATCTCTCCCGCAGTCGTCCCCGCGTGGACACTTGGCGCCTTCGGAGGCATTACGCAACGGAAAACCACTGGGCACCAGAAGATGGCGGAATGGTCGTCGTAAAGACACTTTCGGCCCGGGGCCCGGGGCCCGGATGGATCGGTGGTCGGGACGCCTAGGGGGGGAACTCGCCGGAGGATTGCCTGATTCGGCCAGCGATGGGGGTACGAGTTCGGACTCGGGTTCCTGGCCGAAGGAGGGACACCGTTTTGCCGGTGTCGTGGCATTACGGTGCAGAGAGAGTCTGGTAGACAAACGAGTGTCTTCCGCGATTTGAATTCCGTCTCGTGCGGGGGGTGGGTCTTGAATTACCAAGCCTTTTTCGTTGCAGTCTGCCGATCAAATAGGGCGGGCATCGTTTATTCATGCGGCGTGGGAAACTCCTATAGGGCGGCAAGTCAAGGAGAGAGGCTTGACACAAACGAACCAAAACCCGGCTCTAGTCTTGCCCAAACCCTTCCATATGCATCATCGCAGTTCCCGACGGGAATGCTGCTCTGCTGGCTATCTACCCTCTCACCGCTGACCACACACTTGTTCATGTCCCCTATGATACCCTTCACTACACGAACGGAACATGAAGAAGTGAGACAGACGGTTTTGGATGCTCGTGGTTGACGTAAATCGTTTTCAGTAGTATCATTGGAACTTGTCGAGCTTGCTCCGCGGCGTCATCTTTTGACGAATACTGGCTGGAATCCCCGTTTGCTGACCACCCTAAACCCCCAGCGTAATCCCCGCATCGTCAACAGCAACGTGGTTCGCGAAAGAGACGCGCGTTTGCAACGTGTCCTCGGGACCACGATCCCCATTCCTGCAAGATGAGCCAAGAAAACCTGACAGAGGAGATTTTTACGACGTGTGGTTAAGATCTGCAGAGTCCCTGACTCTTGAGTCTGTCTCTGAGGATAGGAACGAAACAGAAACCCAATCAACACAACAACGTTGTAAGCCGTACGCACATACACCACTATGACCTTTTTCGACAAGCTCGCGGACGTTTTTGCGCGGCAGACCGAtccaccctcgccgcccgagaAGTTTCTTGCGTCTCTCAGCACCCCATCCGTCTCCGTCGCGGTCCTTGACAGGGGCAGCATCGAGGCGCGATGCTTCTCGACCGTCGGTGACAACGAGGGAACACGCTTCCAGGCCGCCAGCATTTCCAAACCCATCGCCGGCACTACCGTCATGAGGCTCGTGAGCCAAGGAAAGCTGTCCCTGGACGACAAGCTCCTCTACGTCCTCCCCGCCGAGCTGTTCGCGAGCCTGGGACCCCCCGGGATCCTGCGCCAGATCACCCTCCGCCACCTCCTCAGCCACACGGCCGGGTTCCGCACCTCGAGCTACACGGGGTACGCCGACAACGTGCCATCGGCGCTGGACACGCTCCTTGACAGGAACGGCGGCCACAACCTCCCCGAGAAGCTCAGCGCTTTCCCCGGGCAGCAGTTCGCCTACTGCGGGGGCAACTTCGCCATGCTGCAGATCATCCTCGAGACGGTGTTCGAGAAGCCGTTCCCGGACCTCGTCCAGGAGCACGTGTTCGACCCCCTGGGCATGGCGGACTCGACTTTCGCTACCCCGGCgcaggaagacgaggggGGCAACTTCGCGCGGTCCTGGTGGACGGGCAACAAGCCCCACGAAACGCCGTGGCTTCACCACCCGGAGCTTGCGTCCGGCGGCGTGTGGACCACGCCCGCCGACCTGCTCAGGCTCATCAGCGCCGTGCAGAGCTCTCTCGGGCCGGACGTCCCGCCGGG
Coding sequences within it:
- a CDS encoding Putative beta-lactamase/transpeptidase, yielding MTFFDKLADVFARQTDPPSPPEKFLASLSTPSVSVAVLDRGSIEARCFSTVGDNEGTRFQAASISKPIAGTTVMRLVSQGKLSLDDKLLYVLPAELFASLGPPGILRQITLRHLLSHTAGFRTSSYTGYADNVPSALDTLLDRNGGHNLPEKLSAFPGQQFAYCGGNFAMLQIILETVFEKPFPDLVQEHVFDPLGMADSTFATPAQEDEGGNFARSWWTGNKPHETPWLHHPELASGGVWTTPADLLRLISAVQSSLGPDVPPGTERFLPQALAAEMLTEVQGGMALSWMVSRKRGHAFGHWGGNSPSFRCYVVGFADTTGAVDGRDLAEGCGVAVMTNGWEGHDVCAKVAHAVAHLKGWPYIGTLEMVQDFAVPVKDPSREVGARWEEWVGHWSEGWRIEKDANGAPRAGFGELEALELVPAALPAERGDDGPSIDFLVGGLSVMLRLHGAKDERTIEVWNGLTLKSSMLKRV